A region of Streptomyces halobius DNA encodes the following proteins:
- the pspAA gene encoding PspA-associated protein PspAA, translating to MIVRIMGEGQVKLDDSHFIELNKLDDELLEEMDSGDTGGFRRTLGALLEAVRRLGTPLPDESLEPSELILPPPDATLEEVREMLSDDGLIPG from the coding sequence GTGATCGTACGGATCATGGGCGAGGGCCAGGTGAAGCTGGACGACAGCCATTTCATAGAGCTCAACAAGCTGGACGACGAGCTGCTCGAAGAGATGGACAGCGGTGACACGGGCGGCTTCCGGCGCACCCTCGGTGCGCTGCTGGAAGCGGTGCGCCGACTGGGTACCCCGCTGCCCGACGAATCCCTGGAACCGTCCGAACTGATCCTCCCGCCTCCGGACGCGACCCTCGAAGAGGTCCGGGAGATGCTCAGCGACGACGGCCTCATCCCGGGCTGA
- a CDS encoding sensor histidine kinase encodes MPTQAVPRADRFRWHRKHPLAFDAALAAAVFVAILCGSVAEPHGPHGPRFGDRPLLATTVVLAALACTALILRRRLPRTVLAATGSLTIVELVVESSDPRAPVAAASVIALFTVASRTDRPTTWRVGALTVVVLTAAAMLFGEHPWYAQENLAIFAWTGMAAAAGDAVRSRRAYVDAIRERAERAERTREEEARRRVAEERLRIARELHDVVAHHIALVNVQAGVASHVLDNRPDQAKEALAHVREASRSALEELRATVGLLRQSDDPKAPTEPAPGLGVLDQLVDGFIRAGLPVDLEIQGPPGTDIPHPPGPLPASVDLTAYRVVQEALTNVRKHAGEGARATVRILRSEEALTVTVLDDGAGRAGVPRQRGDRPAREAPEPRESGGGHGLIGMRERVFALRGTVVTGPRAAGGFQVRVTLPLQAARTPETMTPGTT; translated from the coding sequence GTGCCCACACAGGCGGTGCCCCGCGCCGACCGCTTCCGGTGGCACCGGAAGCATCCGCTCGCGTTCGACGCCGCCCTGGCCGCGGCCGTCTTTGTGGCGATCCTGTGCGGCTCCGTGGCCGAACCGCATGGTCCGCACGGCCCGCGCTTCGGCGACCGCCCGCTGCTGGCCACGACCGTGGTGCTGGCCGCCCTCGCCTGCACCGCCCTGATTCTGCGCAGACGGCTGCCCCGTACGGTCCTCGCGGCCACGGGCTCGCTGACCATCGTCGAACTCGTCGTGGAGTCCAGCGACCCCCGCGCCCCCGTCGCCGCGGCCTCCGTGATCGCGCTGTTCACCGTGGCCTCCCGCACCGACCGGCCCACCACCTGGCGGGTCGGCGCGCTCACCGTCGTCGTGCTGACCGCCGCCGCGATGCTCTTCGGGGAACACCCCTGGTACGCCCAGGAGAATTTGGCGATCTTCGCCTGGACGGGCATGGCCGCGGCGGCGGGCGACGCGGTCCGCAGCCGCCGCGCCTATGTGGACGCCATACGGGAGCGCGCCGAACGCGCCGAGCGCACCCGCGAGGAGGAAGCCCGGCGCCGGGTCGCCGAGGAGCGCCTGCGGATCGCCCGCGAGCTGCACGATGTCGTCGCCCACCACATCGCCCTGGTCAACGTCCAGGCCGGGGTCGCCTCACACGTCCTGGACAACCGCCCCGACCAGGCCAAAGAGGCGCTGGCGCACGTCCGCGAGGCATCCCGCTCCGCGCTGGAGGAGCTCCGCGCCACGGTCGGCCTGCTGCGCCAGTCCGACGACCCCAAGGCGCCCACCGAACCAGCGCCCGGCCTCGGCGTCCTGGACCAGCTCGTCGACGGATTCATCCGCGCCGGGCTCCCCGTCGACCTGGAGATCCAGGGCCCGCCCGGCACGGATATCCCCCACCCGCCCGGACCCCTGCCCGCCTCCGTCGACCTCACCGCCTATCGGGTGGTCCAGGAGGCGCTCACCAACGTCCGTAAACACGCCGGGGAAGGCGCCCGCGCGACGGTGCGGATCCTCCGCTCCGAGGAGGCGCTGACGGTGACCGTCCTGGACGACGGCGCCGGCCGGGCCGGAGTGCCCCGCCAGCGCGGCGACCGGCCCGCCCGGGAGGCCCCCGAGCCGAGGGAGAGCGGCGGCGGTCACGGCCTGATCGGGATGCGCGAGCGGGTCTTCGCGCTGCGCGGCACGGTCGTGACGGGCCCACGCGCCGCCGGCGGCTTCCAGGTGCGGGTCACCCTGCCGCTGCAGGCCGCCCGTACGCCCGAGACGATGACGCCCGGGACGACATGA